From Acropora muricata isolate sample 2 chromosome 14, ASM3666990v1, whole genome shotgun sequence, one genomic window encodes:
- the LOC136898828 gene encoding zinc metalloproteinase nas-39-like isoform X2, whose translation MVKWTVSSLEWIYYDTEHWDNVDPGGGAYPYNAAKQHPTIYYCHYHGCNKTLTATKGTFHSPNYLNKHSDGEYCSWKISFSPGNGIRLTFSNVYNQNDTGNLIVYDGENVSGEVLGVFYGNLPPPWKEFFSSSNHMLVIFVSNATGSYTGFKASCSLIERRAI comes from the exons ATGGTGAAGTGGACGGTTTCGAGTCTAGAGTGGATCTACTACGATACTGAGCACTGGGACAACGTTGACCCCGGAGGAGGGGCATATCCCTACAATGCAGCCAAACAGCATCCAACCATTTATTACTGTCACTATCACG GTTGCAACAAAACGTTAACTGCAACAAAGGGCACTTTTCACTCGCCAAACTATTTGAACAAGCATTCAGATGGAGAATACTGCTCTTGGAAAATCTCTTTCAGTCCAGGAAATGGAATTCGTTTAACGTTTTCAAATGTTTATAACCAGAATGACACGGGCAATTTAATCGTGTATGATGGAGAGAATGTCAGTGGAGAGGTGTTAGGAGTGTTCTACGGGAATCTCCCACCCCCTTGGAAAGAATTCTTCTCGTCTTCAAATCATATGCTGGTGATATTTGTGTCAAACGCGACTGGCTCATACACTGGATTCAAAGCTTCGTGCAGTTTAATTGAAAGAAGAG CAATTTGA
- the LOC136898828 gene encoding zinc metalloproteinase nas-39-like isoform X1, protein MVKWTVSSLEWIYYDTEHWDNVDPGGGAYPYNAAKQHPTIYYCHYHGCNKTLTATKGTFHSPNYLNKHSDGEYCSWKISFSPGNGIRLTFSNVYNQNDTGNLIVYDGENVSGEVLGVFYGNLPPPWKEFFSSSNHMLVIFVSNATGSYTGFKASCSLIERRGKRRVKEEVETPGTPFILGNLCLSKFLLNPSKS, encoded by the exons ATGGTGAAGTGGACGGTTTCGAGTCTAGAGTGGATCTACTACGATACTGAGCACTGGGACAACGTTGACCCCGGAGGAGGGGCATATCCCTACAATGCAGCCAAACAGCATCCAACCATTTATTACTGTCACTATCACG GTTGCAACAAAACGTTAACTGCAACAAAGGGCACTTTTCACTCGCCAAACTATTTGAACAAGCATTCAGATGGAGAATACTGCTCTTGGAAAATCTCTTTCAGTCCAGGAAATGGAATTCGTTTAACGTTTTCAAATGTTTATAACCAGAATGACACGGGCAATTTAATCGTGTATGATGGAGAGAATGTCAGTGGAGAGGTGTTAGGAGTGTTCTACGGGAATCTCCCACCCCCTTGGAAAGAATTCTTCTCGTCTTCAAATCATATGCTGGTGATATTTGTGTCAAACGCGACTGGCTCATACACTGGATTCAAAGCTTCGTGCAGTTTAATTGAAAGAAGAG gaaaaagaaGAGTAAAGGAGGAAGTGGAAACTCCAGGCACACCATTCATTTTAGGCAACCTCTGCCTTAGTAAATTCTTGTTAAATCCTTCAAAATCGTGA